From Chromohalobacter canadensis, one genomic window encodes:
- a CDS encoding MurR/RpiR family transcriptional regulator, producing MNQLPQDFAELEARITAEYGALSRRLQQTARFLLDHPQEVAFATVAKLAERAGVTPSTLIRFANNFGFKGFSDMQQLFRTRLVDELPNYAERIRAVRTATGETPDSTQLLWEFSEANREVLEALPSRIDPHELERALDVLERAEIVHVLGARRSFVVASYFAYALHHIDKRAFLIDGLGGMHGEQTKAVGIRDAMLVVSYSPYAQETRDAAAEAKARGIPMVVITDSSLSPLARMADISLVVHEAEVKSFRGLTASLCLAQTLAIALGVRQDKANEPAQDEPQSKG from the coding sequence ATGAATCAGTTACCACAAGACTTTGCCGAACTTGAAGCGCGCATCACGGCCGAGTACGGGGCCTTGAGCCGGCGCTTGCAGCAGACGGCGCGCTTTCTGCTTGATCATCCCCAGGAAGTGGCTTTTGCCACGGTGGCCAAGCTGGCCGAACGTGCCGGTGTAACGCCTTCGACATTGATCCGCTTTGCCAACAACTTCGGCTTCAAGGGCTTCTCGGACATGCAGCAGCTATTCCGAACCCGATTGGTCGACGAGTTGCCCAACTACGCCGAGAGGATCCGTGCGGTGCGCACGGCGACTGGCGAGACCCCCGACAGCACCCAGCTTCTCTGGGAGTTCTCCGAGGCCAACCGCGAGGTGCTCGAGGCCTTGCCCAGCCGTATCGATCCGCACGAGCTCGAACGGGCCCTGGATGTACTCGAGCGCGCCGAGATCGTCCATGTGCTGGGTGCACGGCGAAGCTTCGTGGTGGCCAGCTATTTTGCTTATGCCCTGCACCATATCGACAAGCGGGCCTTCCTGATCGATGGCCTGGGAGGGATGCATGGCGAACAGACGAAGGCCGTCGGTATCCGGGATGCCATGCTCGTAGTGAGTTACTCGCCATACGCCCAGGAAACGCGGGATGCCGCAGCCGAGGCCAAAGCGCGCGGAATCCCTATGGTGGTGATCACCGACTCCAGCCTGAGCCCGCTGGCGCGGATGGCCGATATCAGCCTGGTAGTGCATGAAGCGGAAGTGAAGAGCTTTCGTGGCCTGACGGCATCGCTATGCCTGGCGCAGACGCTGGCGATTGCCCTGGGGGTGCGTCAGGACAAGGCGAATGAGCCAGCCCAGGATGAGCCGCAGTCGAAGGGATGA
- the iolB gene encoding 5-deoxy-glucuronate isomerase, translating into MTSLLVRPQQPDEQGKVLEVTPESAGWEHVGFRVHKLEKGQCLEAHTGGREHCLVLLSGRASVTSGRHRWEDIGERMDVFEKIPPYAVYLPDGVGFSVEALTDLEVAVCSAPGQGNHEARLIEPDNVKRATRGTGSNTRHIQDILPETEPADSLLVVEVYTPAGNWSSYPPHKHDVDNLPEESILEETYYHRLNPSQGFAFQRVYTDDRSLDESMAVEDGCVVMVPRGYHPVGAAHGYELYYLNVMAGPKRVWKFQNDPDHEWITKQQ; encoded by the coding sequence ATGACTTCACTACTGGTTCGCCCCCAGCAGCCCGACGAGCAGGGCAAGGTGCTCGAAGTGACACCGGAATCCGCCGGTTGGGAGCATGTCGGTTTTCGCGTTCACAAGCTCGAGAAGGGGCAGTGTCTCGAGGCCCATACCGGCGGGCGGGAGCACTGCCTGGTATTGCTCTCCGGCAGGGCCAGCGTCACCAGCGGTCGCCATCGCTGGGAAGATATCGGCGAGCGTATGGACGTCTTCGAGAAGATTCCGCCCTATGCCGTCTATCTGCCCGACGGGGTGGGCTTCAGCGTCGAGGCGCTGACCGATCTTGAAGTGGCGGTATGCAGTGCGCCAGGGCAGGGTAATCACGAGGCGCGGTTGATCGAGCCTGACAACGTCAAGCGGGCGACCCGTGGCACGGGCAGTAACACCCGGCACATCCAGGACATCCTGCCGGAGACCGAGCCCGCCGACAGCCTGCTGGTGGTCGAGGTCTACACACCGGCCGGCAACTGGTCGAGCTACCCGCCGCACAAGCACGACGTCGACAATCTACCCGAGGAATCGATCCTCGAGGAAACCTACTACCATCGCCTTAATCCCTCGCAGGGCTTCGCCTTCCAGCGGGTCTACACCGACGATCGCTCGCTGGACGAAAGCATGGCGGTGGAGGACGGCTGCGTGGTGATGGTGCCGCGCGGTTACCATCCGGTGGGCGCGGCGCACGGCTACGAGCTCTACTACCTCAACGTCATGGCCGGCCCCAAGCGGGTCTGGAAATTCCAGAACGATCCCGACCATGAATGGATTACTAAGCAGCAATGA